In one window of Anser cygnoides isolate HZ-2024a breed goose chromosome 3, Taihu_goose_T2T_genome, whole genome shotgun sequence DNA:
- the SF3B5 gene encoding splicing factor 3B subunit 5 produces MTDRYTIHSQLEHLQSKYIGTGHADTTKWEWLVNQHRDSYCSYMGHFDLLNYFAIAENESKARVRFNLMEKMLQPCGPPADKPDES; encoded by the coding sequence ATGACGGACCGGTACACGATCCACAGCCAGCTGGAGCACCTGCAGTCCAAGTACATCGGCACGGGGCACGCCGACACCACCAAGTGGGAGTGGCTGGTCAACCAGCACCGCGACTCCTACTGCTCCTACATGGGCCACTTCGACCTGCTCAACTACTTCGCCATCGCCGAGAACGAGAGCAAGGCGCGCGTCCGCTTCAACCTCATGGAGAAGATGCTGCAGCCCTGCGGGCCGCCCGCCGACAAGCCCGACGAGTCCTAG